A stretch of the Aspergillus puulaauensis MK2 DNA, chromosome 6, nearly complete sequence genome encodes the following:
- the gliF gene encoding cytochrome P450 monooxygenase gliF (COG:Q;~EggNog:ENOG410PIKC;~InterPro:IPR001128,IPR002403,IPR036396;~PFAM:PF00067;~SMCOG1034:cytochrome P450;~TransMembrane:1 (o20-37i);~antiSMASH:Cluster_6.7;~go_function: GO:0004497 - monooxygenase activity [Evidence IEA];~go_function: GO:0005506 - iron ion binding [Evidence IEA];~go_function: GO:0016705 - oxidoreductase activity, acting on paired donors, with incorporation or reduction of molecular oxygen [Evidence IEA];~go_function: GO:0020037 - heme binding [Evidence IEA];~go_process: GO:0055114 - oxidation-reduction process [Evidence IEA]) translates to MSLSSVSVYLRTPWMENQPLAALLFGLGTALFLLAHFRRQSLNLPRFEVTSDVLKTIEEGHAQYPDDAFILSMVGMELVILPRSGIDLIKALPEEHVSIKKHHHDVFLGEYTYMGTKAPEFDEAMRYDLTRNTPTVMASFVAEVKYAVEENFGRPSDWAAFQPRASMSRIASLMSGRAFVGLPLSRDETWVRSTVNYTQDVTRAWLILRMIPWVIRPFVAPFLPQVRSLKNQRRMTENRLKPLLDHPETQSSGGEPGGDMLRWFRQRYPDSPTAKQLARDQLLATFASIYNLSNALTYLLFDLASYPEHIEPLRAELQEVLKGERINKENIQKLKKLDSFIRESQRLSPPSLANMPRIVTSPGGLKLPSGHTIPCGMRVMVRAHTINHDPTLWPNPSAFDGFRFSKLREQPGNTFKYQHATTGTDNINFGHGLWACPGRHFASSQMKVVLAHLLLNYDTKLPEGVEMPKQQHFGLAIVPDTEKMVLLKAR, encoded by the exons ATGTCGTTGTCTTCGGTGTCGGTATACCTGCGTACGCCATGGATGGAGAACCAGCCTCTTGCAGCCCTCTTGTTTGGGCTTGGAACTGCCTTGTTCCTACTTGCGCATTTTCGGAGGCAGTCCTTGAACTTGCCCAGGTTTGAGGTGACCTCCGACGTGCTCAAGACGATCGAAGAGGGCCATGCGCAATATCCCGACGATGCCTTTATTCTGTCCATGGTGGGCATGGAGCTGGTCATTCTGCCTCGATCAGGGATCGACCTGATCAAAGCCCTACCGGAGGAGCACGTCTCAATCAA AAAACATCACCACGATGTGTTCCTCGGCGAATACACATACATGGGCACAAAGGCCCCCGAATTCGACGAAGCGATGCGATATGACCTCACTCGAAACACCCCGACTGTGATGGCCTCCTTTGTAGCCGAAGTCAAGTATGCAGTCGAGGAGAACTTTGGCCGCCCCAGCGACTGGGCCGCATTCCAACCCCGAGCTTCCATGTCGCGCATTGCATCGCTTATGTCGGGACGAGCCTTTGTGGGTTTGCCGCTGAGTCGCGACGAGACCTGGGTCCGGTCCACGGTAAATTATACACAAGATGTGACTCGAGCTTGGCTCATCCTGCGCATGATTCCCTGGGTGATTCGTCCCTTTGTGGCTCCCTTCCTTCCCCAGGTCCGATCCTTGAAGAACCAGCGCCGCATGACAGAGAATCGACTGAAGCCATTGCTCGATCATCCAGAAACCCAGAGCAGCGGAGGTGAACCAGGAGGAGACATGCTGCGCTGGTTCCGACAACGATATCCGGATAGCCCAACGGCGAAGCAACTCGCGCGCGATCAGCTTCTGGCGACGTTTGCCTCCATCTACAACCTGTCCAACGCCCTCACATACCTCCTCTTTGACCTGGCCAGCTACCCGGAGCATATTGAGCCACTACGTGCGGAGCTGCAGGAGGTACTCAAGGGCGAGCGAATCAACAAAGAAAatatccagaagctgaagaagctggacagCTTCATCCGAGAGTCGCAACGGCTGAGCCCTCCTTCACTCG CAAACATGCCTCGAATCGTGACAAGCCCAGGAGGCCTCAAGCTCCCCAGTGGCCACACCATCCCATGCGGTATGCGAGTGATGGTTCGAGCACACACTATAAACCACGATCCCACCCTCTGGCCCAACCCCTCTGCCTTCGACGGCTTCCGCTTCTCAAAGCTGCGTGAGCAGCCCGGAAACACATTCAAATACCAGCACGCCACAACCGGCACCGATAATATCAATTTTGGTCATGGACTGTGGGCATGTCCGGGCCGGCACTTTGCGAGCAGTCAGATGAAGGTGGTTCTTGCCCATCTCCTACTCAATTATGACACTAAGCTGCCCGAGGGCGTGGAGATGCCCAAACAGCAGCACTTTGGTTTGGCGATTGTTCCAGATACCGAGAAGATGGTTCTGTTGAAGGCGAGGtaa
- the gliP gene encoding nonribosomal peptide synthetase gliP (COG:I;~EggNog:ENOG410QE56;~InterPro:IPR000873,IPR020845,IPR009081,IPR006162, IPR036736,IPR020806,IPR023213,IPR042099,IPR010071, IPR001242;~PFAM:PF00501,PF00668,PF00550;~SMCOG1002:AMP-dependent synthetase and ligase;~antiSMASH:Cluster_6.7;~go_function: GO:0003824 - catalytic activity [Evidence IEA];~go_function: GO:0031177 - phosphopantetheine binding [Evidence IEA]) has product MQSKILAEFARELRLSVAQLDYSLSFTGLGGHSLAALRLVAACRRLGYTLTVGELLENRPLLDIISRYPLAATSSHEDQDGISHSSHDIPKDSFVNITVDAITPSLPSDESLPSPTVDTTITTAAVNTLRVPIPEMQLSLIRGSYACPGNNILAYHQMCNVAELSGLRAAWQHVLESEEIFTKAFTLEDGTGYLTDSDSTSIKWRDIIVNDQATFTAALMAKPRFTDVDFEFRAITLAGDRKACLLWHVHHAFVDGLSMTLLLDKVTRCMAGLPVEPGPCFSAVVRERNMLMEQRADDARAYWRSQKAALDSATGELQLYGCHDSDKDNTFWNGLATFAVETSSAQLDHYAHQHHVTLASIYYAAWALVLSKVCDSDNIVFGAVMSGRSLPVAGILEVVGTLVNTLPIAVRVDADENTVSFVQRVFQQLVALSAFDWSEPEHGYSRQFSSLLALQFNMSTSTTLAPQPQSTPSSRMNSGITLSITIETDGTIHIQYSRKYEQRHINIIGSYFARAVRLLTNEHYSVDMCLDGMLSLPDRQTLFQYGNCLSGLTTRASVHEDLVSLTERAARDGPTLCAVSLGPSLMTYRELDQKSNCVAAHLGMYVKRGNVVCVHAEPSFNWIVAIYGILKAGAVYCPLSAKLDPELRSSMFDASTADIYLVGPASDTRRRPKQSKYCWAVEDLLQRQSEDGEFDSPHTLCPEANAYLCFTSGSSGKPKGVLCTHQGLVAFQRDREVRLLAQPGVKVAQIMSVSFDGSIHEIFSALSYGATLVLPAPKDPFAHLHEVDTCILTPSLAATLDAADYPNLRAVYLVGEQVSQTINGHWSARTAVYNMYGPTEATCGATIKRLMPGEKVTIGRPNPTSRIYILDRQRRLAPPGLIGQIYLAGVQVSNGYLGQPQLTAERFFDDCVCRGLGEQMYATGDLGYWTETGELVCLGRNDRQVKLRGFRLDLDDLETRIAKLPDIAGAAVTRYEDDLIVMVQPGSLSRADCKRRMASVLPIHAVPRDVIPVDRFPITAAGKLDYNAIVKSVQGMQERNPNGLPPKMSATEQHVAQIWSDVLGVKVSEITTDANFIAIGGNSLLQLRLASRLSKAFSFSIPLTVIIGALTLHDLAAQIEELRTCQAQQAIHSPPPTQENRVSRMEAEWCAKYETGSVTTAFNVSFVCRLRSSVDMQRLGDSWNTVLRHHPVLRSRYRPAGIRFERAYSGDAPLAQSLAGCDVSSEINRPFIISEDDPIRVIITPDMMVVTASHIICDLTTMQVLLKQVKQIYQGASSLPSVPEYMAADAWNRVASPTDLSFWTTYLQGAPRPTRTRASYTGRSQVFRLPAETAQSISRFCKASPFSHHQLTLAAVALALALHSQSSEMDILLGGPFLNRWSEADMNTVGLFLEPIPCRIRFSPEHASDQDIDAEAFLRSVRCSSQTALAHAVPWQQLLCHLGIMPDFPNHPLFEVMVTFHNQEHALRFGLDGAEQLYTWSQGAKFGLMCEFTELPNGEILLRLEYDDALWCEEEIGRIGSAVICALEMLVRNATYAEMVTTLRTVWPEYTRSRDDMFLSSLGQV; this is encoded by the coding sequence ATGCAGAGCAAGATCCTAGCTGAATTTGCCCGAGAGTTACGACTCTCCGTGGCCCAGCTCGACTATTCACTAAGCTTCACAGGCCTAGGAGGTCATTCCCTCGCCGCACTTCGACTTGTGGCTGCATGCAGGCGGTTAGGATACACTCTGACCGTCGGTGAGCTTTTGGAAAACCGTCCGCTTCTCGATATCATATCCCGTTATCCTCTGGCTGCGACTTCCAGCCACGAGGATCAAGATGGAATCAGCCACTCAAGCCACGACATCCCCAAAGACTCCTTCGTCAACATCACGGTCGATGCCATCACACCATCTTTACCCTCTGATGAATCCCTTCCATCTCCAACGGTGGACACAACAATAACGACCGCTGCTGTAAACACCCTCCGTGTTCCAATCCCAGAGATGCAACTCTCCCTCATCCGCGGTAGTTACGCATGCCCCGGCAACAACATTCTGGCATACCATCAAATGTGCAACGTTGCGGAACTTTCAGGACTGAGGGCTGCCTGGCAACATGTTCTCGAATCAGAGGAGATCTTCACAAAAGCCTTCACGCTTGAAGACGGAACAGGCTATCTTACCGACTCCGATTCCACTTCAATCAAGTGGAGAGATATTATCGTCAACGACCAGGCCACGTTTACCGCCGCGCTAATGGCAAAGCCTCGCTTTACCGACGTGGACTTTGAGTTTCGAGCAATCACATTGGCTGGAGACCGGAAGGCCTGTCTCCTATGGCATGTCCATCACGCATTTGTGGACGGCCTCTCTATGACACTCCTACTGGATAAGGTTACACGCTGCATGGCCGGGTTACCTGTGGAACCTGGGCCTTGCTTTTCCGCCGTGGTACGGGAAAGAAATATGCTGATGGAGCAGCGAGCGGACGACGCCAGGGCCTACTGGCGTTCGCAGAAGGCTGCACTGGATAGCGCCACTGGTGAGCTGCAGCTGTACGGCTGTCACGATTCGGACAAAGACAACACCTTCTGGAATGGGCTGGCCACGTTTGCTGTTGAGACCTCGTCGGCTCAGCTCGACCATTAcgcacatcaacatcacGTCACCCTGGCTTCCATTTATTACGCCGCGTGGGCCTTGGTCCTCTCAAAAGTCTGTGATTCAGACAACATAGTCTTTGGGGCAGTGATGTCGGGTAGATCACTGCCCGTGGCCGGGATTCTCGAAGTCGTGGGAACCTTGGTGAATACTCTACCTATCGCTGTCAGGGTTGATGCGGACGAAAATACTGTCTCGTTCGTCCAGAGAGTCTTTCAGCAGCTCGTTGCCCTGTCGGCCTTTGACTGGAGCGAGCCAGAGCATGGCTACTCTCGCCAATTCTCCTCGCTCCTGGCCTTGCAGTTCAACATGTCTACATCTACTACTTTAGCTCCTCAGCCCCAGTCTACGccatcgtcgaggatgaACAGTGGGATCACTCTCAGTATCACCATTGAAACCGATGGTACGATTCATATCCAGTACTCGCGCAAGTACGAGCAACGacacatcaacatcatcggAAGCTATTTCGCCAGAGCTGTTAGACTACTCACGAATGAGCACTACTCGGTTGACATGTGTCTGGATGGGATGTTATCATTGCCCGACAGACAAACATTGTTCCAGTACGGGAACTGTCTCTCCGGCCTTACAACACGAGCATCAGTACACGAGGATCTGGTCAGCCTCACGGAACGCGCCGCTCGCGACGGTCCGACCTTGTGCGCTGTCTCTTTGGGACCCAGCTTGATGACGTACCGCGAGCTCGATCAGAAGAGCAACTGCGTGGCAGCACACCTTGGCATGTATGTCAAACGAGGCAATGTTGTTTGCGTGCACGCAGAGCCTTCGTTCAACTGGATTGTCGCCATATACGGCATTCTCAAGGCAGGTGCGGTGTATTGTCCGCTCAGCGCGAAGCTCGACCCGGAGCTGCGCTCGTCCATGTTCGACGCTTCCACTGCGGATATCTACCTGGTCGGCCCAGCAAGCGATACGAGACGGCGTCCGAAGCAAAGCAAGTATTGTTGGGCTGTGGAggaccttctccagcgacAATCCGAAGACGGAGAATTTGACTCGCCTCACACTCTCTGTCCGGAGGCAAACGCGTATCTGTGCTTTACCTCGGGATCCAGTGGCAAACCCAAGGGAGTCCTCTGTACACACCAAGGGCTGGTTGCCTTTCAACGAGACCGAGAGGTGCGGCTGCTTGCTCAGCCCGGCGTCAAGGTGGCCCAGATCATGTCTGTTTCCTTTGATGGGAGCATACACGAGATTTTCTCTGCATTGAGCTACGGGGCGACCTTGGTATTGCCAGCGCCCAAGGACCCGTTTGCACACCTGCACGAGGTCGATACGTGCATTCTGACCCCATCGCTGGCGGCCACTTTGGATGCGGCCGACTATCCCAACCTGCGAGCAGTCTACCTCGTCGGGGAGCAGGTGTCGCAAACCATCAATGGCCATTGGAGCGCAAGAACTGCGGTATACAACATGTACGGCCCGACTGAAGCTACCTGCGGAGCCACCATCAAGCGATTGATGCCGGGGGAGAAAGTCACCATCGGACGACCGAATCCCACGAGTCGGATCTACATTCTGGATCGACAGCGACGTCTGGCACCACCTGGTCTGATCGGGCAAATCTATCTCGCGGGGGTGCAGGTCTCAAACGGATACCTCGGCCAGCCGCAGCTGACGGCCGAGCGCTTCTTTGACGATTGCGTGTGTCGTGGGCTTGGGGAGCAGATGTATGCGACTGGAGACTTGGGCTACTGGACCGAAACCGGCGAGCTGGTTTGCCTTGGTCGCAATGACCGTCAGGTCAAACTACGCGGGTTCCGACTGGATCTAGATGACCTTGAGACGCGCATTGCAAAGCTGCCCGACATTGCTGGAGCGGCGGTGACTCGCTACGAGGACGATCTTATCGTGATGGTCCAGCCAGGTAGTCTCTCTCGTGCCGACTGCAAGAGACGCATGGCGAGTGTCCTGCCTATCCACGCCGTTCCGCGCGACGTTATTCCCGTGGATCGATTTCCCATCACGGCGGCAGGGAAACTGGACTACAATGCAATCGTGAAGAGCGTGCAGGGGATGCAGGAGAGAAACCCGAATGGTCTCCCACCGAAAATGAGTGCCACAGAGCAACATGTTGCGCAAATCTGGTCGGACGTTCTGGGGGTCAAGGTATCGGAGATCACTACAGACGCCAATTTCATCGCAATCGGCGGCAACTCCTTGCTACAGCTCAGGCTGGCCAGTCGCCTGTCCAAAGCCTTTTCATTTTCTATCCCACTCACTGTAATCATTGGCGCACTCACTTTGCACGATTTGGCTGCCCAGATAGAGGAGCTGCGCACATGCcaggcccagcaggccaTTCAttcacctccaccaactCAGGAGAACCGAGTGTCTCGGATGGAGGCCGAGTGGTGCGCCAAATACGAGACTGGCAGTGTCACCACGGCATTCAACGTCTCTTTTGTGTGTCGGCTGAGATCTTCGGTTGACATGCAGCGCTTGGGGGACAGTTGGAATACAGTCCTGCGCCATCATCCAGTCCTCAGATCACGATATCGGCCTGCGGGAATACGATTTGAACGGGCGTATTCCGGAGACGCTCCCCTCGCTCAAAGCCTCGCTGGGTGTGATGTATCGAGTGAGATCAACCGGCCGTTTATCATTAGTGAAGACGACCCTATTCGCGTGATCATTACGCCTGACATGATGGTCGTCACCGCGAGTCACATCATTTGCGATCTAACGACCATGCAAGTGCTATTGAAACAGGTGAAGCAGATATACCAGGGAGCATCAAGCCTTCCATCGGTTCCAGAGTACATGGCGGCCGACGCATGGAACAGGGTAGCCTCACCAACCGATCTGTCCTTCTGGACGACATACCTGCAAGGTGCTCCGCGtccgacaaggacaagagcCAGCTACACAGGGCGCTCTCAGGTGTTCAGGCTTCCAGCCGAGACAGCACAATCGATCAGCAGGTTTTGCAAAGCATCCCCGTTCAGCCATCACCAACTTACCCTCGCAGCcgtggcactggcactggccCTTCATTCCCAGAGCAGCGAGATGGACATCCTTCTGGGTGGTCCTTTTCTTAACCGTTGGTCCGAAGCCGACATGAACACAGTCGGGCTTTTTCTCGAGCCGATCCCCTGTCGCATCCGTTTCAGCCCAGAACACGCATCGGACCAAGACATCGATGCAGAAGCTTTCCTTCGCTCCGTTCGATGCTCGAGCCAAACGGCTCTCGCACACGCCGTCCCCTGGCAGCAACTCCTCTGCCATCTGGGCATCATGCCGGATTTCCCCAACCACCCGCTGTTTGAGGTGATGGTGACCTTCCACAATCAGGAACACGCATTGCGATTTGGCCTCGATGGCGCTGAACAGCTCTATACGTGGTCGCAAGGGGCAAAGTTTGGGCTTATGTGCGAGTTTACGGAGCTACCGAATGGAGAGATCTTGCTTCGGCTGGAATACGACGACGCCCTGTGGtgtgaggaggagattggcAGGATTGGAAGTGCGGTCATTTGCGCTTTGGAGATGTTGGTGCGCAATGCGACGTACGCCGAGATGGTGACTACATTACGCACGGTGTGGCCGGAGTATACACGGAGCCGGGATGATATGTTTCTGTCATCACTTGGGCAAGTATGA
- a CDS encoding Zn(II)2Cys6 transcription factor domain-containing protein (COG:S;~EggNog:ENOG410PTTN;~InterPro:IPR036864,IPR001138;~PFAM:PF00172;~antiSMASH:Cluster_6.7;~go_function: GO:0000981 - DNA-binding transcription factor activity, RNA polymerase II-specific [Evidence IEA];~go_function: GO:0008270 - zinc ion binding [Evidence IEA];~go_process: GO:0006355 - regulation of transcription, DNA-templated [Evidence IEA]): MCDATAARPRNDQLDGKPGRLRAACTNCHAAKVRCSGERTGCTRCRTLNQDCVYLESRVGKTRGRRKQHFLSPTAVDLNNRPMTATSSHEEASRHMGESSAVPGLSPASSSGDADFLNNDIWDVSQSIPDSVMLDGVTDLSGVDFFQQFSQKEMTESTLGESWGNIQEERPDSAPRRLDSAIEMPDEDTTPTMRPSTSKTADETVKTSIHGLNSFPPRFTQQRGLAARMGPCSDAPQHGHKGVVVVAAEILESLEGKICAGLSAIDEVLRINKEATQKINQLLRRSDYARSMGSLMVVVAAAHHVVCLFETACDEFYASPCRGRWSLPSTTDSARSHSRFGTHHRGSLGGGRSVSGALNPPGIGFGTFLLDPQDQAAMGARIICTELHRTLKMVQSLSTPMQAGCFAPDLAPVAVDGWLQDLKQRLRTLISTVESSERSWDG, translated from the exons ATGTGCGACGCAACAGCTGCCAG GCCCCGTAATGATCAGCTCGATGGGAAACCTGGCCGTCTGCGTGCTGCATGCACCAACTGTCACGCCGCAAAGGTTCGGTGCAGCGGCGAAAGAACAGGCTGCACTCGCTGCCGGACATTGAACCAGGACTGTGTCTACCTCGAGTCGCGAGTAGGAAAGactcgaggaagaaggaagcaACATTTTCTCAGCCCGACTGCGGTCGATCTCAACAACCGGCCCATGACCGCCACCTCGTCGCATGAGGAGGCTTCCAGGCATATGGGGGAGTCCTCTGCAGTGCCAGGCCTCTCTCCAGCAAGCAGCAGCGGGGATGCCGATTTTCTCAACAACGATATCTGGGACGTGTCGCAGTCGATTCCCGACTCCGTGATGCTGGACGGGGTCACTGACCTGTCTGGCGTGGACTTTTTCCAACAGTTCTCCCAAAAGGAGATGACTGAGTCTACATTAGGGGAAAGCTGGGGAAATATACAAGAGGAAAGGCCAGACTCTGCACCTCGACGTTTGGATTCGGCCATTGAGATGCCCGATGAAGATACAACTCCCACAATGCGCCCATCGACCTCGAAAACTGCCGATGAGACGGTCAAGACGAGCATACACGGTCTCAACAGTTTCCCACCACGGTTCACGCAACAGAGAGGCCTCGCGGCTCGCATGGGGCCGTGCTCAGACGCACCGCAGCATGGTCATAAGGgagtcgtcgttgtcgccgCAGAGATCCTGGAGAGTCTGGAGGGAAAGATCTGTGCTGGTCTGTCCGCAATCGACGAGGTCCTACGCATCAACAAAGAGGCCACGCAGAAGATAAATCAGCTGCTCAGACGAAGCGACTACGCCCGCAGCATGGGGAGTCTaatggttgttgttgctgccgcCCATCACGTTGTGTGCCTCTTCGAAACGGCCTGCGACGAGTTCTACGCCTCCCCATGTCGTGGAAGGTGGTCCCTGCCGTCGACTACTGATTCAGCGCGGTCTCACAGCCGGTTTGGAACCCATCATCGAGGGTCACTAGGTGGTGGTAGGAGTGTCTCTGGAGCTCTCAACCCGCCTGGGATCGGGTTCGGGACGTTTCTGCTCGACCCCCAGGACCAGGCAGCAATGGGGGCCCGCATCATCTGCACCGAGCTGCATCGTACCCTGAAGATGGTACAATCACTCTCGACACCAATGCAGGCCGGCTGCTTTGCACCTGATCTCGCACCAGTCGCCGTCGATGGCTGGCTACAAGACCTGAAGCAGCGGCTGCGGACTCTCATCTCAACGGTAGAGAGCAGTGAGCGAAGCTGGGATGGATAA
- a CDS encoding SRPBCC family protein (COG:S;~EggNog:ENOG410PX0G;~InterPro:IPR023393,IPR015075;~PFAM:PF08982;~antiSMASH:Cluster_6.7), producing the protein MGATNEFVFNVAFTVPVNDQPEGPIITLEEFWRGLERGGERPHLFAEYVAGTEILPNRKSKNEFQRKLSMADGAVHTARDVKVIQDVRNADNLLTEAITLGSGARSTMLVSRGGHEKDGPDVLYLTAIYELHVPDVEPGSDKAKQIERDYAQLAQGAARTVVATIRKWKAEGGLEEP; encoded by the exons ATGGGCGCTACAAACGAGTTTGTCTTCAACGTTGCCTTCACGGTGCCCGTCAACGACCAGCCCGAGGGCCCGATCATCACCCTCGAGGAATTCTGGCGGGGTCTTGAGCGTGGGGGCGAACGCCCTCACCTTTTCGCCGAGTATGTCGCGGGCACCGAGATCCTGCCGAACCGCAAGTCGAAGAATGAGTTCCAACGAAAACTGTCCATGGCCGATGGCGCCGTCCACACCGCAAGAGATGTGAAAGTGATTCAGGACGTGCGTAACGCGGACAATCTCCTG ACCGAAGCCATCACGCTTGGCTCGGGGGCACGGAGCACAATGCTTGTCTCCCGCGGAGGCCACGAGAAGGACGGACCGGACGTGCTATATCTGACGGCGATCTACGAGCTCCATGTACCAGACGTTGAACCGGGCAGTGACAAGGCCAAGCAGATCGAACGGGACTACGCGCAACTGGCACAGGGGGCGGCGCGCACGGTGGTGGCCACGATCCGCAAGTGGAAGGCCGAGGGAGGTCTTGAAGAGCCCTAG
- a CDS encoding cytochrome P450 (COG:Q;~EggNog:ENOG410PHJE;~InterPro:IPR001128,IPR017972,IPR002401,IPR036396;~PFAM:PF00067;~SMCOG1034:cytochrome P450;~TransMembrane:2 (o31-52i317-340o);~antiSMASH:Cluster_6.7;~go_function: GO:0005506 - iron ion binding [Evidence IEA];~go_function: GO:0016705 - oxidoreductase activity, acting on paired donors, with incorporation or reduction of molecular oxygen [Evidence IEA];~go_function: GO:0020037 - heme binding [Evidence IEA];~go_process: GO:0055114 - oxidation-reduction process [Evidence IEA]), with protein MSTQGDLDIGLARQLFLQATEHWQQTSTRTIAQWATTLLLLRLSWLVIYRLYFHPLAKYPGPLLWRTSIIPSLYYAWTGDRHLVVDKLHKKYGKALRMEPNLVSICTANAIKTMYGPGTKFEKAMFYTRGPKEKQLLLNLASTTDKTVHARKRRIISHAMSEAAIRSYEPTILNKIQLFCKNLSDPSTFGGSYKNMSRWFSYLTYDIMGQLTFSQSYDMLTKDDHHFIQPLIDSYQHSQVILGTEPKLDQWGLAPLFLLKIMAENKKFRQYVDNQVNNRIALEKAGRGPPDIFKLLLEHKDKETGESMGFKELSDEAVVLIIAASDTTGTALSGLFFYLARYPECYDKLKEEIRSQFSSLEEIVGGPKLLGCKYMGACVEEALRMSPGVPGFLTREAPQGASIDGYYFAPHVQVAIPTWTMHRNPDVYPEPQIFKPERWMVDSDVERQKLRSSYYPFSMGTRGCIGKNMAYHTIYLTIARLVYQFEIESREALPLEFHVKDHFAAGSKDGPYLKFTRRTGA; from the exons ATGAGCACGCAGGGTGACCTCGACATTGGCCTCGCTAGGCAGTTGTTCCTGCAGGCGACCGAACACTGGCAGCAGACCTCGACGCGGACCATTGCCCAGTGGGCTACAACCCTTCTCTTGCTTCGC CTATCCTGGCTGGTGATCTATAGGCTCTACTTCCATCCCCTTGCCAAGTATCCCGGTCCTCTACTATGGCGCACCAGCATCATTCCCAGTTTGTACTATGCGTGGACTGGCGATAGACACCTGGTCGTGGATAAGTTGCACAAGAAATATG GCAAGGCACTGCGCATGGAGCCGAACCTCGTCTCGATATGCACAGCGAACGCTATAAAGA CAATGTATGGGCCTGGCACGAAATTCGAAAAG GCCATGTTCTACACCCGTGGTCCCAAGGAAAAGCAGCTGCTCCTG AATCTCGCAAGTACAACAGACAAGACGGTTCACGCACGCAAGCGCCGCATCATCTCGCACGCCATGAGCGAAGCCGCCATTCGGTCCTACGAGCCCACAATCCTGAATAAGATCCAATTGTTCTGCAAGAATCTCAGCGACCCCAGTACCTTTGGTGGCTCATACAAGAACATGTCGCGCTGGTTTTCGTACTTGACCTACGACATCATGGGGCAGCTCACCTTCAGCCAAAGCTACGATATGTTGACCAAGGACGACCATCACTTTATCCAGCCCTTGATTGACTCCTACCAGCACAGTCAGGTTATT CTAGGAACTGAGCCCAAGCTGGATCAGTGGGGACTGGCACCTCTGTTCCTCCTGAAGATCATGGCGGAGAACAAAAAGTTTCGCCAGTATGTCGACAACCAGGTGAACAATCGCATTGCCCTCGAGAAGGCCGGCAGAGGGCCGCCCGATATCTTCAAGCTTCTGCTGGAGCACAAGGACAAGGAGACTGGTGAGAGTATGGGCTTCAAGGAGCTTTCCGATGAAGCGGTAGTCCTGATTATTGCCG CTAGCGATACCACCGGCACGGCTCTGTCTGGGCTGTTTTTCTACCTTGCCCGCTATCCGGAGTGCTACGACAAGCTAAAAGAGGAGATCCGATCGCAGTTTTCCAgcctggaggagattgtcGGTGGACCGAAGCTCCTCGGTTGTAAATACATGGGTGCCTGTGTCGAGGAAGCCCTACGTATGTCCCCCGGAGTTCCAGGATTCCTAACCCGCGAAGCTCCTCAGGGCGCCTCCATCGACGGCTACTACTTTGCACCGCATGTCCAGGTCGCGATTCCAACATGGACCATGCACCGCAATCCAGACGTCTATCCCGAGCCACAGATCTTCAAACCGGAGCGCTGGATGGTTGACTCGGATGTGGAGCGACAGAAACTGCGATCCTCTTACTACCCCTTCAGTATGGGGACTCGTGGATGCATTGGCAAGAACATGGCATATCATACGATCTACTTGACCATTGCACGCTTGGTGTACCAGTTTGAGATTGAGTCACGAGAGGCGCTGCCCCTGGAATTCCATGTCAAGGATCATTTTGCAGCTGGGAGCAAGGACGGGCCGTATCTCAAGTTCACGCGGAGGACAGGAGCTTAg